Proteins found in one Methanospirillum hungatei JF-1 genomic segment:
- a CDS encoding GNAT family N-acetyltransferase yields the protein MSVTIRPAVRNDCPQLLELIRELAEYERALHEVEVSLEHFEESGFGPCPVWWGIVAEVDDDIVGFALYYIRYSTWKGQRLYLEDIIVTEEFRGCGIGKMLFDAVLDDARKKNLNGVVWQVLEWNEPAINFYNKYSPTFNQEWITCTIERV from the coding sequence ATGAGCGTAACCATCCGACCTGCAGTTCGTAATGACTGCCCACAACTCCTTGAACTTATCAGGGAGCTTGCAGAATATGAACGTGCATTGCATGAAGTTGAAGTATCATTAGAGCATTTCGAAGAATCCGGGTTTGGTCCCTGTCCGGTCTGGTGGGGGATCGTTGCTGAAGTCGATGATGATATTGTCGGATTTGCTCTCTATTATATCCGGTATTCCACATGGAAAGGACAACGGCTGTATCTTGAAGATATCATCGTAACAGAAGAGTTCAGGGGATGCGGAATTGGTAAGATGCTATTTGACGCCGTTCTTGATGATGCCAGAAAGAAGAATCTGAACGGGGTGGTCTGGCAGGTGCTTGAATGGAATGAACCGGCAATAAACTTTTACAATAAATATTCCCCGACCTTTAACCAGGAATGGATAACCTGCACCATTGAAAGAGTGTGA
- a CDS encoding MarR family winged helix-turn-helix transcriptional regulator, whose amino-acid sequence MTSPESFSDLTDLLIRVIHQAVDIEKHPVDVGYGDVLSASEIHLIDIAGRYPKEKLSEIATRLGITKGAVTQMVQKLEEKGYVKRVRSTESKKTVYLDLTSKGMQAFRWHTDLHSRLQADFLKEISDMPEEQIEGAISILRCYEKILQRSMEIRDKSPDSE is encoded by the coding sequence ATGACATCACCAGAATCTTTTTCAGATCTTACCGATTTGCTCATCCGGGTCATCCATCAGGCTGTTGATATTGAAAAACACCCGGTGGATGTGGGGTATGGTGATGTTCTTTCTGCATCTGAAATCCATCTCATAGATATCGCCGGCAGATATCCGAAGGAAAAACTCTCTGAAATCGCAACACGACTGGGCATCACAAAAGGGGCAGTCACCCAGATGGTCCAGAAGCTTGAGGAGAAGGGATACGTAAAGAGAGTCAGAAGCACTGAAAGCAAGAAGACCGTATATCTAGATCTCACTTCCAAGGGAATGCAGGCGTTCCGATGGCACACCGATCTCCATTCCCGGCTTCAGGCAGACTTTTTGAAGGAGATATCAGATATGCCGGAAGAACAGATAGAGGGGGCGATATCCATCCTCCGGTGCTATGAAAAAATTCTCCAGAGAAGTATGGAGATCAGGGATAAATCTCCGGATTCAGAATAG
- a CDS encoding GNAT family N-acetyltransferase: protein MTQTPHLIFASITESDKEPVIALFNYYIEHTNAAFLESPLPSSYFDVLLPVIEQYPSVSVKENGALIGFGLLRPHNPMPAFRNTAVISYFLDPAYTGKGIGSKMLNFLIEKAREKGIRSILAEISSLNPGSVRFHEKNGFIHRGRFERVGVKNGKEFDTIWMQKSL from the coding sequence ATGACACAGACACCTCATCTCATCTTTGCCTCGATCACCGAATCTGACAAAGAACCAGTCATCGCCCTGTTCAATTACTATATTGAACATACCAATGCTGCCTTTCTTGAGTCTCCGCTGCCATCATCATATTTCGATGTATTACTGCCAGTCATTGAGCAGTACCCGTCCGTATCGGTAAAAGAGAACGGAGCACTCATCGGGTTTGGCTTGTTACGCCCCCATAATCCCATGCCAGCATTTCGAAATACTGCGGTCATCTCGTACTTCCTGGACCCTGCATATACCGGGAAGGGGATTGGATCAAAAATGCTGAATTTCTTGATCGAGAAAGCACGGGAAAAAGGCATCCGATCCATTCTTGCTGAAATATCATCCCTCAATCCGGGAAGTGTCAGGTTTCATGAGAAAAACGGGTTTATTCACCGGGGACGGTTTGAACGGGTGGGTGTGAAGAATGGAAAAGAATTTGATACGATCTGGATGCAAAAATCTTTGTAG
- a CDS encoding type II toxin-antitoxin system VapC family toxin, whose amino-acid sequence MKILVDTSVWSLALRRAGSHTQKELQIIHNLTELIHDGRVVMIGPIRQELLSGISSAAQFEKLKNHLSHYPDMPLKIEIYEKAAKYFNICRKAGVQGSLTDFLICAVATEADLKIYTLDKDFSYYANHIPIKIYNSGVT is encoded by the coding sequence ATGAAAATTCTTGTTGATACTTCTGTCTGGTCTCTCGCTTTGAGAAGGGCAGGTTCTCACACCCAAAAAGAACTACAGATCATTCACAATCTTACTGAGTTAATACATGATGGAAGAGTTGTGATGATTGGACCAATTAGGCAGGAATTATTATCCGGAATTTCATCAGCAGCACAGTTTGAAAAATTAAAAAATCATCTGTCGCATTATCCAGATATGCCATTAAAAATAGAGATTTATGAAAAAGCAGCAAAATATTTCAATATCTGTAGGAAGGCAGGAGTTCAGGGCTCACTTACTGATTTTTTAATTTGTGCTGTTGCAACTGAAGCAGACCTTAAAATATATACATTAGACAAAGATTTCTCGTATTATGCGAACCATATCCCAATAAAAATCTATAATTCAGGAGTAACATAA
- a CDS encoding type II toxin-antitoxin system VapB family antitoxin encodes MASNLALDDDLIKEAQRIGGVKTKKGVITEALIEYIQRRKQIEIISQFGTVDYDEDYDYKKYRNINENSC; translated from the coding sequence ATGGCATCAAACCTGGCATTAGATGATGATTTAATCAAGGAAGCACAGCGAATTGGGGGAGTAAAAACTAAAAAAGGGGTTATTACCGAAGCACTTATTGAATATATTCAAAGAAGGAAACAGATCGAAATAATCTCCCAATTTGGGACCGTCGATTATGATGAAGACTACGATTATAAAAAATATCGAAACATAAATGAAAATTCTTGTTGA
- a CDS encoding S8 family serine peptidase: protein MERVSVSWILRACLLFMLITAVWGGVQAEQGSDYVPGEVIVRYANLGSGTAVASVASSLNAQIGAETIYTDEVMGINGMQVVKVPDTISVPDAVQFYKSNEHVLYAEPNYVITLPTPLGKGENIIQGLDSETPGMTIPNDPDFDLQWGLYNTLNSSAGRADISAPEAWNISTGSSDVIVAVVDSGVDYNHEDLAANCLKGFDFVNYDEDPMDDNGHGTHCAGIISAVTDNSIGIAGVSWNSKILPVKVFDATGVSNTALEIMGIVYAKEQGANIISCSWGSHIYSEALKDAIDSTDALFVCSAGNDGYDNDEIPYYPAGYNSAHIISVGASDEYDMLTWFSNYGAVSVDLLAPGQNIYSTLPGDYGFMDGTSMSVPFVSGTAALIKSEKPGYDAGQIKNLILNSVDQKFWLNSTCATGGRLNAYKPLSLVLPLNADFKAEPVSGTIPLNVQFVDMSSGEPETWHWTFGDGFESTLQNPTHLYMKPGKYSITLTISKEGLSSIAEKENFIHVKPPYQPVKAFPDGKGGFYPVPTDADDDGLFEDINGNGWLEYEDPKLLFDQILFAMKEEPIGQFDFDKSGFIGFGDVVKLYQMV, encoded by the coding sequence ATGGAACGAGTGAGTGTATCGTGGATTTTGAGAGCTTGTCTGCTATTCATGCTCATTACCGCAGTATGGGGCGGAGTACAAGCCGAACAAGGATCTGATTATGTACCTGGTGAGGTCATCGTCAGATATGCAAACCTTGGATCAGGAACAGCGGTTGCATCTGTTGCGTCTTCACTGAACGCCCAGATTGGGGCTGAGACAATCTACACCGATGAGGTGATGGGAATAAATGGGATGCAGGTGGTAAAGGTCCCGGATACAATATCAGTACCGGATGCTGTTCAGTTTTACAAGTCAAATGAACATGTTCTCTATGCTGAACCGAACTATGTAATCACTCTGCCAACACCATTGGGGAAGGGAGAGAATATCATACAGGGACTGGACAGTGAAACACCAGGGATGACAATTCCGAATGACCCGGATTTTGATCTCCAGTGGGGCCTGTATAATACCCTTAACAGTAGTGCCGGCAGGGCAGATATCAGTGCTCCTGAGGCGTGGAATATATCCACCGGCTCATCTGATGTCATTGTGGCAGTCGTTGATTCGGGTGTTGACTATAACCATGAAGATCTCGCGGCTAACTGCCTGAAAGGATTTGACTTTGTAAACTATGATGAAGACCCCATGGACGATAATGGACACGGGACTCATTGTGCAGGGATCATTAGTGCAGTCACGGATAATTCAATCGGAATCGCCGGAGTCAGCTGGAATTCAAAGATTTTACCAGTAAAGGTCTTTGATGCCACCGGTGTCAGCAACACGGCCCTTGAGATCATGGGAATTGTGTATGCCAAGGAACAGGGTGCAAACATCATCTCCTGTTCATGGGGATCTCATATCTACAGTGAGGCCCTAAAGGACGCGATTGACAGTACAGATGCACTCTTTGTCTGTTCTGCAGGGAATGACGGATATGATAACGATGAAATACCCTATTATCCGGCAGGATATAACTCAGCTCATATCATATCTGTGGGTGCAAGTGATGAGTATGATATGCTCACCTGGTTCTCCAACTATGGTGCTGTTTCTGTTGACCTTCTTGCACCCGGGCAGAATATCTACAGTACCCTTCCGGGAGATTATGGGTTCATGGATGGAACCTCAATGTCTGTTCCTTTCGTATCCGGTACAGCAGCACTTATCAAGAGTGAAAAACCCGGCTATGATGCAGGCCAGATTAAGAACCTGATTCTCAACTCCGTTGACCAGAAATTCTGGCTGAATTCAACCTGTGCGACCGGGGGCAGACTCAATGCATATAAACCGCTCAGTCTTGTCCTCCCCTTAAATGCTGATTTTAAGGCAGAACCGGTATCAGGCACTATACCCCTGAACGTCCAGTTTGTTGATATGTCATCAGGTGAGCCAGAAACCTGGCACTGGACATTTGGTGACGGGTTTGAATCAACGTTGCAGAATCCCACCCATCTGTACATGAAACCAGGGAAATATTCGATAACCCTCACTATCTCCAAGGAAGGTCTCAGCTCAATTGCAGAGAAAGAGAATTTCATCCATGTAAAACCACCCTATCAGCCGGTGAAGGCATTCCCTGACGGAAAAGGAGGCTTTTACCCAGTTCCGACAGATGCGGACGATGACGGACTTTTTGAAGACATAAACGGAAACGGATGGCTTGAATACGAAGATCCAAAACTCCTCTTTGACCAGATCCTCTTTGCCATGAAAGAAGAACCCATCGGTCAGTTTGATTTTGATAAGAGCGGTTTTATCGGGTTTGGTGATGTTGTGAAATTATACCAGATGGTGTAG
- a CDS encoding DUF4389 domain-containing protein, which produces MKQIFAYEEQAGRIELFIRIVYSFVVGIVLMIYGFIAGICMLIQFLVILILGRRSRSLSDFIQGYLEYYVHILPYTSCMTDERPGILPSPVSIYEEEKV; this is translated from the coding sequence ATGAAGCAGATATTTGCATATGAAGAACAGGCAGGGCGGATTGAACTATTTATAAGAATAGTGTACTCGTTTGTCGTCGGGATTGTTCTGATGATTTACGGATTTATCGCAGGTATCTGCATGCTCATCCAGTTTCTGGTAATTCTTATCCTTGGCCGGAGATCACGAAGCCTTTCAGATTTTATCCAGGGGTATCTGGAGTATTATGTCCATATCCTCCCGTATACCTCTTGTATGACGGATGAACGGCCGGGGATCCTCCCCTCACCAGTGAGTATCTACGAGGAAGAGAAAGTTTAA
- a CDS encoding pyridoxal phosphate-dependent aminotransferase, whose protein sequence is MAGIIIDAKVDRIQVPENLRYFRLIEEQQERCAEKGCQEEFFKFGLGQSPFPVPAPLQKALSLHSGMGSYADPIGNIEVREAVASFYKTRFDLDVEPYRVITGHGAKGLIFSIFTLITGSVIIPSPGWLGYLPQLRILNVPYYRLYTHGANNFKIRPQTLEAMLKGLVKTQHLLILNNPGNPTGALYTKEELNDIANVCRKYNTFILSDEVYSLLTYDPGSFVSMGKIYPEGTFVIHSLSAGMGAGGFRLGSCIMPEGISPSAIRDVAKIAATIYTSSAAPLQQAGIAAYRSGEEMDQYLEAVRNILRIMTSRLAHMCGAIEGIRVTVPKAGFYFMVDMNPLTDALQKAGIMYSNDLAPALISHPYHIATVTGEAMMAPYGDFFIRFACTDFDGESALLEYLEKPPAPEEEEAFFEKYGRRMIEGMRMFQKWVGDIRDGTFRMPAL, encoded by the coding sequence ATGGCAGGCATTATTATCGATGCCAAGGTTGACCGGATCCAGGTACCGGAAAACCTTCGATATTTTCGATTAATTGAAGAGCAACAGGAGCGGTGTGCGGAGAAAGGGTGCCAGGAAGAGTTTTTTAAGTTCGGGCTTGGACAATCTCCCTTCCCGGTTCCGGCACCTCTCCAAAAAGCGCTCTCCCTTCACAGCGGTATGGGATCATACGCTGACCCGATTGGGAACATAGAGGTTCGTGAAGCGGTTGCATCCTTTTACAAAACACGATTTGACCTGGATGTTGAGCCATACCGGGTGATAACCGGGCATGGTGCGAAAGGACTTATCTTTTCTATCTTTACGCTGATAACCGGTTCAGTCATCATTCCTTCTCCCGGATGGCTCGGATACCTGCCTCAGCTCCGGATCCTGAATGTTCCCTATTACCGGCTCTATACCCATGGTGCCAATAACTTTAAGATCCGCCCGCAGACTCTGGAGGCGATGCTCAAGGGACTGGTAAAAACCCAGCACCTGCTCATCCTGAATAATCCGGGTAACCCGACCGGGGCACTGTATACCAAAGAGGAACTGAACGATATTGCGAATGTATGCAGAAAATACAACACCTTCATCCTCTCTGATGAGGTATACAGTCTCCTGACCTATGATCCCGGCTCATTTGTGAGCATGGGAAAGATATACCCGGAGGGCACTTTTGTCATTCACAGCCTGTCTGCGGGTATGGGGGCAGGGGGATTCCGGCTTGGAAGCTGCATTATGCCTGAAGGAATCAGCCCATCTGCCATTCGTGATGTCGCAAAGATTGCTGCAACCATCTATACCAGTTCTGCCGCACCACTCCAGCAGGCAGGTATTGCTGCATACCGGTCCGGAGAAGAGATGGACCAGTACCTGGAAGCGGTCAGAAATATTCTTCGGATCATGACCAGCAGGCTTGCACACATGTGCGGAGCCATTGAGGGCATCAGAGTCACGGTCCCCAAGGCTGGATTTTACTTCATGGTGGATATGAATCCGCTCACAGATGCACTTCAGAAAGCAGGGATTATGTACTCCAATGATCTGGCCCCTGCTCTCATATCACATCCCTATCATATCGCGACCGTCACCGGTGAAGCAATGATGGCCCCGTATGGTGATTTTTTCATACGGTTTGCCTGTACTGATTTTGACGGAGAATCAGCTCTTCTTGAATACCTGGAAAAACCCCCGGCACCTGAAGAAGAAGAGGCTTTCTTTGAAAAGTATGGGAGAAGGATGATTGAAGGGATGAGAATGTTTCAAAAATGGGTCGGTGATATCAGGGATGGGACATTCCGGATGCCGGCCCTGTAA
- a CDS encoding S8 family serine peptidase, with product MQRSMGLMLVMGLLLICGVFVIGDTLSVVKKEGETVTTPVGDVQNESMQGELLVRFNPELWNTTALQAAANASHAYIGATVKTDYNELGLPGLQLVQLPPGMTLEESIAYYQSLPYVKYAERNVVYTIESNTGAIEGKNVTPDTGSLTQNGTPKRPARLLVQFNVKAFPDGANLSVYANQTHASLNATLLRDFTPEGLSGLHLVELSGNMTPSEGVQAYKNQTSVIYAEPDYEIRL from the coding sequence ATGCAAAGGTCTATGGGTCTTATGCTGGTAATGGGGTTACTTCTCATCTGCGGGGTATTTGTTATTGGAGATACCCTCAGTGTTGTAAAAAAGGAAGGGGAAACGGTGACAACACCTGTCGGGGATGTACAGAATGAATCAATGCAGGGTGAACTCTTAGTCCGGTTTAACCCTGAACTCTGGAATACAACAGCCCTGCAGGCGGCTGCCAATGCTTCTCATGCATATATCGGGGCAACAGTGAAGACGGACTATAATGAGCTCGGACTTCCCGGACTCCAGCTGGTTCAGCTACCGCCAGGGATGACTCTGGAAGAGAGCATTGCATATTACCAGAGCCTTCCGTATGTGAAATATGCTGAGCGGAATGTTGTATATACCATTGAGAGCAACACCGGGGCCATAGAAGGGAAGAATGTAACTCCTGATACTGGTTCCCTCACACAAAACGGCACACCGAAGCGACCAGCCCGCCTGCTTGTCCAGTTCAATGTCAAAGCATTTCCAGATGGTGCAAACCTTTCTGTGTATGCAAACCAGACTCATGCATCACTGAATGCAACGTTGCTCAGGGATTTCACCCCCGAAGGCTTGTCCGGGCTGCATCTGGTTGAACTTTCCGGGAACATGACCCCGTCTGAAGGAGTACAGGCATATAAAAATCAGACTTCAGTTATATATGCAGAGCCTGACTACGAGATCAGACTGTGA
- a CDS encoding PLP-dependent aminotransferase family protein: MTGTNAGPVYRFSSCMHILPPSFLDELFRVSAVPGIISFAGGLPDASLFDLQGIRQATEAVFDEHGRAALQYTTTDGYRPLREIIARRYYTRLGLLVSADEIQIVNGSQQALDLMAKILTSPGDSILIERPGYLGAIEAFSFYSPVFSPVPPDDEGPDPDYLANIIRTEDPVFFYGIPNSQNPSGCTWSDMRRREVADILSGTDCLLYEDDAFGELFFDGKPRQPVMKHLPDQVMMSGSFSKVVAPGLRIGWIRAPRPVLAAFNRAKQAADLHSNLFSQMVLTEYMTRNNPDEKIRAMGREYGERCRLMTDLIEDMLPDTVGHTNPVGGMFLMLTLPDSMHSMEIFEKGIQEGVAVMPGVPFYVDDGGCRTIRLNFSASSKEQIEAGMSRLARVFRDMA, from the coding sequence ATGACTGGTACGAATGCCGGCCCTGTATACCGGTTTTCTTCCTGCATGCATATCCTTCCGCCCTCATTTCTGGATGAACTCTTCAGGGTATCAGCCGTGCCCGGGATCATCTCTTTTGCAGGCGGACTTCCTGATGCATCACTCTTTGATCTACAGGGAATCAGGCAGGCAACAGAAGCAGTCTTTGATGAGCATGGGAGAGCAGCCCTTCAGTATACCACCACCGACGGGTATCGTCCCTTACGGGAGATAATTGCCCGCCGGTATTATACGCGGCTGGGACTTTTGGTCAGCGCTGACGAGATACAAATAGTAAATGGGTCACAGCAGGCTCTTGACCTTATGGCAAAAATACTGACCAGCCCTGGAGACTCGATCCTAATCGAACGCCCCGGATATCTGGGTGCCATCGAAGCCTTTTCATTTTATAGCCCTGTTTTTTCTCCGGTTCCGCCCGATGATGAGGGACCTGACCCTGACTATCTTGCCAATATCATCAGGACAGAAGACCCGGTTTTCTTTTACGGGATTCCGAATTCACAAAACCCGTCAGGATGTACCTGGTCAGATATGCGACGAAGGGAGGTGGCTGACATCCTCTCCGGAACTGACTGTCTGCTCTATGAAGATGATGCCTTTGGAGAACTCTTCTTTGACGGAAAGCCACGCCAGCCGGTGATGAAACACCTGCCAGACCAGGTCATGATGAGCGGATCATTCTCAAAAGTAGTCGCCCCGGGACTTCGCATCGGATGGATTCGGGCACCCAGACCTGTTCTGGCCGCATTTAACCGGGCAAAGCAGGCAGCAGATCTCCACTCAAATCTCTTCTCCCAGATGGTCCTGACCGAGTATATGACCAGAAATAATCCTGATGAGAAGATACGTGCGATGGGACGGGAGTATGGAGAGCGATGCCGGCTCATGACCGACCTTATTGAGGATATGCTGCCCGATACCGTCGGTCACACGAATCCTGTCGGTGGGATGTTCCTGATGCTGACCCTCCCGGATTCCATGCATTCGATGGAGATATTTGAGAAGGGTATTCAGGAAGGGGTTGCAGTAATGCCCGGTGTTCCCTTTTATGTTGATGACGGCGGATGCAGAACCATCAGACTGAACTTCTCTGCCTCCTCGAAAGAGCAGATAGAGGCAGGTATGAGCCGCCTTGCCCGGGTGTTTCGGGATATGGCATGA
- a CDS encoding tetratricopeptide repeat protein codes for MDSRTENRAEDPAKKAYIEGLKRYRDGDMKEACNYFTSAIAGGITDFDILYYRGMCHLDAGRYAEALTDFEVLIRQYPDNIEYLFRRGFIRYKTGDIPGAISDLTMVPPDHPDFSIRWHYLSVLYYKTGNYDAALEAIEKALSLFPTMPKVWFNAGIIMQAGGLSDRADLAISTAARLEPKLANAKREILE; via the coding sequence ATGGACAGCCGGACTGAGAACCGGGCAGAAGATCCGGCCAAGAAGGCATATATTGAGGGCCTGAAACGATATCGTGACGGCGATATGAAGGAGGCCTGCAATTATTTCACAAGCGCTATAGCAGGGGGTATTACTGATTTTGATATTCTCTACTACCGGGGAATGTGCCACCTTGATGCCGGACGGTATGCGGAGGCATTGACTGATTTTGAAGTGCTTATCAGACAGTATCCGGACAACATCGAGTACCTCTTCCGCCGTGGATTTATCAGATATAAGACGGGGGATATACCGGGAGCAATTAGTGATTTGACGATGGTGCCTCCGGATCACCCGGACTTTTCCATTCGGTGGCATTACCTTTCGGTACTCTATTATAAAACCGGAAATTATGATGCAGCACTGGAAGCGATAGAAAAAGCGCTCTCACTCTTCCCGACCATGCCAAAAGTCTGGTTTAATGCAGGCATCATCATGCAGGCCGGAGGGCTGTCAGACCGTGCAGACCTTGCAATATCAACGGCGGCACGACTTGAGCCAAAACTTGCCAATGCAAAAAGAGAAATTCTCGAATAA
- a CDS encoding ABC transporter permease subunit — protein sequence MVNQRLVTAIARKEIRGLTSEKTIILAILLQLFIALFSSFLMVGLSAMYDPSVYGRITGIQYGVGFVGNDTILFDLFSRDPSFMPYRMDPGVALGALKERQLAAVVWPSEDPPDGEDPVVVTLYTISNDIQSTVIEVKIKDILLEYEEILRDIRKDRLDFRPVSVNPSRPVAQNTFYEFIYGLLIPMLLFMPAIISAGLVIDLITEEYQEQTLDTLRTTPATLEDIVCGKILACILIIPVQVALWLVLLTINGIQIASLIEILLHVVFASTALILIAATIAVYYRDRTKAQFIFSTAVIIVLLLILAFPSNPINLIVLLAVGVAPLYHWAVMAASLAGSAILVVIVKNMIRRVEYS from the coding sequence ATGGTGAATCAGCGACTGGTGACTGCCATTGCACGAAAGGAGATCCGCGGTCTGACCTCAGAGAAGACGATAATCCTTGCGATACTGCTTCAGCTCTTCATCGCTCTGTTCTCATCATTCCTGATGGTCGGCCTGTCTGCGATGTATGATCCTTCGGTATATGGTCGGATCACCGGGATTCAGTACGGGGTTGGATTTGTCGGGAATGACACCATCCTCTTTGATCTCTTCAGCCGTGATCCCTCTTTCATGCCCTACCGGATGGATCCGGGCGTTGCTCTTGGTGCCCTGAAAGAACGCCAGTTGGCGGCAGTTGTCTGGCCTTCTGAAGACCCTCCTGATGGAGAAGATCCGGTGGTGGTCACGCTGTATACCATCAGTAATGATATCCAGTCCACGGTTATTGAGGTGAAGATAAAGGATATCCTGCTCGAATATGAGGAGATACTTCGTGATATCAGGAAAGACCGGCTTGACTTCAGACCGGTATCGGTAAACCCTTCCCGTCCGGTCGCCCAGAACACTTTTTACGAGTTCATCTACGGGCTTCTTATCCCAATGCTCCTCTTTATGCCGGCTATCATATCTGCCGGGCTTGTCATTGATCTGATAACGGAGGAGTACCAGGAACAGACCCTTGACACCCTGCGAACAACCCCGGCTACTCTGGAAGATATCGTCTGCGGGAAAATTCTCGCATGTATCCTGATAATTCCGGTGCAGGTGGCATTATGGCTGGTTCTGCTGACGATAAACGGCATTCAGATTGCGTCGCTTATTGAGATCCTGCTTCATGTTGTCTTTGCATCAACGGCTCTCATCCTTATCGCTGCAACCATCGCCGTGTATTACCGGGATCGGACAAAGGCCCAGTTCATCTTCTCGACAGCAGTTATCATCGTGCTCCTGCTCATCCTGGCCTTCCCCTCTAATCCCATAAACCTTATCGTGCTCCTGGCGGTTGGAGTGGCTCCGCTCTATCACTGGGCGGTTATGGCTGCTTCGCTCGCCGGCTCGGCTATCCTTGTCGTCATTGTAAAAAATATGATCAGGAGAGTTGAGTACTCCTGA